In Candidatus Eisenbacteria bacterium, the genomic window CACGGTCTTCACTCGCAAGCAAGCCGGCCTCGAGACGGCGGCGCAGATCGTGGCGGCCAACGTGGACACGGCATTCGTGATGGCGGGCCTCGACTCCGATTTCAATCTGCGCCGTCTCGAGCGCTACCTGACGACCGTGTGGGACGGAGGCTCGAACCCCGTGGTGGTGCTCAACAAGGCCGACCTGGCGGACGATGCCGGCGCGCGCGTGGCCGAAGTGGAGGCGATCGCTCCGGGAGTTTCCGTCGTCGCCATCAGCGCCACCGAAGGCCGCGGTCTGGACGGACTCGAGCCGTGGCTTCAGGCCGGACGGACGGTGGTCCTGCTGGGCTCATCCGGTGTCGGAAAGTCCACGCTCGTCAACGCGCTGCTCGGCGCCGAGCGCCAGAAGACCGGCGCGGTCCGCGAATGGGACTCGCGCGGCCGTCACACCACGACGCGCCGCGAGCTGCTGTCCTTGCCGGGCGGCGCCTGGCTCATCGACACCCCGGGCATCAAGGAGCTGCAGCTGTGGATCGACGGCGCGACACTCGAGGATTCGTTCCCCGAGGTCGCGGCGTTGGCGGCGGCATGCCGCTTCCGCGACTGCCGGCACGCCGCCGAGCCAGGCTGTGCGGTGCAGGCGGCGTTGAGCGCCGGAGCGCTTCCGCACGAGCGCTTCGAGAGCTGGAGGAAGCTCCAGCGCGAAGCGGCGTGGCTTCTGGCGAAGCAGGATCAGCGCGTTCGAGCCGAGCAGGAAGCAAGGTGGCGCGCCATCCGGATGGAGCATCGGAGACGGACCCAGCGAAGCCCGAAGCGGTGACCCCTCGAACGGTCTATCATGCGCGCGATGCGCCGCACACTGTTGCTGGTCGCGGTTCTG contains:
- the rsgA gene encoding ribosome small subunit-dependent GTPase A: MTRRIEAAPWHAPGDRGASVRHKNSTRGHDVMSIETLGWNQEWSDQFEVHRHQGCEPGRISGQDRERYDVLDGRDESAAEVSGRFRHEARGPQDFPAVGDWVALRPRAHDGPRTIVAVLPRATVFTRKQAGLETAAQIVAANVDTAFVMAGLDSDFNLRRLERYLTTVWDGGSNPVVVLNKADLADDAGARVAEVEAIAPGVSVVAISATEGRGLDGLEPWLQAGRTVVLLGSSGVGKSTLVNALLGAERQKTGAVREWDSRGRHTTTRRELLSLPGGAWLIDTPGIKELQLWIDGATLEDSFPEVAALAAACRFRDCRHAAEPGCAVQAALSAGALPHERFESWRKLQREAAWLLAKQDQRVRAEQEARWRAIRMEHRRRTQRSPKR